A region from the Manihot esculenta cultivar AM560-2 chromosome 13, M.esculenta_v8, whole genome shotgun sequence genome encodes:
- the LOC110628984 gene encoding uncharacterized protein LOC110628984 isoform X2, giving the protein MELEGDIPLSNCVKKVWSYLRLNYGFNKMISEWTCGARNVWNKYFMDAVHETAIESSRQVLHDLNLAHVMEKKRNTGKVSEHVKIKSGLYVASLRERNYGALNISGSSQETEEKCFPHEWARKRRTLKSRSRAMKWSAISITKKDSFQSDNFCSRTRVVDILSSTMNDTVRGTSDKISDSAFVRDEGANTDSLPTKNKQSGKVNLDAEKKKSLKVKQCVVEKEKIIHVKVNGSFRRRENLTKSRQVTRNLAINLTNCSRKLRKRKPSVTVRKKRKCSSLKAMEFQRANSKLKTLSKVKEKVLDSRPAKNDLSMDQCHALPIKNHRKNVTPKRKRSHPRKSKRRRLFCDIGDTICSFCHCGGDLIRCNKCPSSYHFSCLDLKDVPHGKWLCPSCCCGLCGKGDNSLFTNSCLQCARTYHVCCLSKAGCLLPVDYPSQDFCSKSCYELCAQLHHLLGISNPTSVDGLTWTLTRSSKNVYNFPGIPRSNTCIKLSHVLRVMHECFRPVKDPHTKRDLVRDLVYSSGSKLRRLNFRGFYAAVLHRGDEIISVATVRIHGLKAAEMPLVATPFQYRRRGMCRLLVHELLKLLTKLGVERLILPAIAQLRNTWETSFGFLEMHHSERLQLSGYPFIGFQGTIMLHKVLSSSGLVKETNGSAGISQACKESSSSISLEHNYGVNSESRFCGLFYRHKKKAKIFGKENKVNGCNGNMQMYA; this is encoded by the exons ATGGAGCTTGAGGGAGATATTCCTTTATCTAATTGTGTTAAGAAGGTTTGGTCATACTTGCGTTTAAACTATGGGTTCAACAAAATGATCTCAGAGTGGACTTGCGGCGCTCGAAATGTTTGGAATAAGTACTTCATGGATGCTGTTCATGAAACTGCAATTGAATCAAGTCGGCAGGTTCTTCATGATCTGAATCTGGCTCATGTAATGGAGAAAAAACGAAATACAGGAAAAGTCTCTGAACATGTTAAGATAAAGTCAGGATTATATGTTGCTTCTCTCAGGGAAAGAAATTATGGTGCTTTAAACATTTCTGGTTCAAGTCAAGAAACAGAAGAGAAATGCTTTCCTCATGAATGGGCCCGTAAAAGGAGGACTTTGAAGTCAAGATCGAGGGCTATGAAATGGTCAGCAATAAGTATTACTAAAAAAGATAGTTTTCAGTCTGATAATTTCTGCAGTAGAACACGGGTAGTAGATATTTTATCCTCCACTATGAATGATACTGTGAGaggtacatctgataaaatatCTGATAGTGCTTTTGTTCGGGATGAAGGGGCAAATACTGATTCCCTGCCTACAAAAAATAAGCAGTCTGGTAAAGTGAACTTAGATGCAGAGAAGAAAAAATCTCTTAAGGTTAAGCAATGTGTGgtggaaaaagaaaagattatCCATGTTAAGGTGAATGGGTCATTTAGGAGAAGGGAAAATTTGACAAAGTCGAGACAAGTTACAAGAAATCTAGCTATTAATCTTACCAATTGCAGTCGAAAGCTGCGGAAGAGGAAGCCTTCTGTTACTGTCAGGAAGAAGAGAAAATGTTCATCATTAAAGGCAATGGAATTTCAGCGTGccaattcaaaattaaagaCTCTATCTAAGGTGAAAGAGAAGGTATTAGATTCTAGACCAGCTAAGAATGATTTATCCATGGATCAATGCCATGCTCTGCCTATCAAGAATCATAGGAAGAATGTTACTCCTAAAAGAAAAAGGTCTCATCCTAGGAAGAGTAAAAGGAGGCGGCTATTTTGTGACATTGGTGACACCATATGTAGCTTTTGTCACTGTGGGGGAGATCTTATTCGCTGCAACAAGTGCCCATCTTCATATCATTTCAGTTGCCTTGACCTCAAG GATGTTCCTCATGGAAAATGGCTTTGTCCGTCTTGCTGCTGTGGGCTATGTGGCAAAGGTGACAATTCACTGTTCACTAATTCTTGTCTGCAGTGTGCCCGCACAT ATCATGTTTGCTGCCTGAGTAAAGCTGGATGTCTTCTTCCTGTGGACTATCCATCGCAGGATTTTTGCAGCAAGTCTTGCTATGAG TTATGTGCCCAACTTCATCATCTTTTGGGAATTTCAAACCCCACTTCTGTGGATGGCTTGACCTGGACATTGACAAGATCATCAAAAAATGTTTACAATTTTCCTGGTATACCAAGGAGTAACACTTGCATCAAGTTATCTCATGTTCTCagggttatgcatgaatgttTCAGACCAGTTAAGGATCCTCATACCAAGAGAGATCTAGTTAGAGATCTTGTTTACAGTTCAGG GTCCAAACTTAGAAGGTTGAATTTTCGTGGGTTTTATGCTGCTGTTTTGCACAGAGGTGATGAAATTATATCTGTTGCCACAGTGAG AATCCATGGACTAAAGGCTGCGGAGATGCCTCTTGTTGCTACGCCTTTCCAATATCGTCGTCGGGGAATGTGTCGACTTCTTGTGCATGAGCTGCTGAAG TTACTTACCAAATTAGGTGTTGAGAGATTGATCTTGCCGGCAATAGCTCAGTTGAGAAATACATGGGAGACTTCTTTTGGATTTTTAGAAATGCATCATTCAGAAAGGCTACAACTTTCGGGCTATCCCTTTATTGGATTTCAGGGGACCATCATGCTACATAAAGTTCTTAGCAGCTCTGGGCTAGTAAAGGAAACAAACG GTTCTGCTGGAATATCTCAAGCTTGCAAAGAAAGTTCATCTAGTATATCTCTG GAGCATAATTATGGGGTTAACAGTGAGAGCAGATTCTGTGGCTTATTTTATCGGCACAAGAAGAAAGCAAAAATTTTTGGGAAAGAAAATAAGGTCAATGGCTGCAATGGGAACATGCAAATGTATGCTTAA
- the LOC110628984 gene encoding uncharacterized protein LOC110628984 isoform X1 yields the protein MNQRKLLLNERVEVRQFEEGLRGSWHPGVVVGVSELSRSVEYDELLSETGDSKLIESIPVTEAIEGLHSRRHVSSTYRGHIRPSPPASDKKLSFGVCVDVLFEDAWWEGVVFDCHDDANERLVFFPDEGDERKFSANHMRLSRDWDEFLGIWHDRGIWILVQLAMELEGDIPLSNCVKKVWSYLRLNYGFNKMISEWTCGARNVWNKYFMDAVHETAIESSRQVLHDLNLAHVMEKKRNTGKVSEHVKIKSGLYVASLRERNYGALNISGSSQETEEKCFPHEWARKRRTLKSRSRAMKWSAISITKKDSFQSDNFCSRTRVVDILSSTMNDTVRGTSDKISDSAFVRDEGANTDSLPTKNKQSGKVNLDAEKKKSLKVKQCVVEKEKIIHVKVNGSFRRRENLTKSRQVTRNLAINLTNCSRKLRKRKPSVTVRKKRKCSSLKAMEFQRANSKLKTLSKVKEKVLDSRPAKNDLSMDQCHALPIKNHRKNVTPKRKRSHPRKSKRRRLFCDIGDTICSFCHCGGDLIRCNKCPSSYHFSCLDLKDVPHGKWLCPSCCCGLCGKGDNSLFTNSCLQCARTYHVCCLSKAGCLLPVDYPSQDFCSKSCYELCAQLHHLLGISNPTSVDGLTWTLTRSSKNVYNFPGIPRSNTCIKLSHVLRVMHECFRPVKDPHTKRDLVRDLVYSSGSKLRRLNFRGFYAAVLHRGDEIISVATVRIHGLKAAEMPLVATPFQYRRRGMCRLLVHELLKLLTKLGVERLILPAIAQLRNTWETSFGFLEMHHSERLQLSGYPFIGFQGTIMLHKVLSSSGLVKETNGSAGISQACKESSSSISLEHNYGVNSESRFCGLFYRHKKKAKIFGKENKVNGCNGNMQMYA from the exons ATGAATCAAAGGAAGCTTCTTCTCAATGAGAGAGTGGAG GTTAGGCAATTTGAGGAAGGACTGCGAGGCTCTTGGCATCCTGGGGTGGTGGTTGGTGTCTCCGAATTAAGCCGTTCTGTTGAATATGATGAACTCTTGAGTGAAACAGGTGACTCGAAGCTCATCGAGTCCATCCCTGTCACGGAGGCAATTGAAGGTCTTCATTCTCGTCGTCATGTTTCATCAACATATCGTGGGCATATTCGACCTTCACCCCCAGCATCTGATAAAAAGTTATCTTTTGGGGTCTGTGTAGATGTCCTGTTCGAGGATGCATGGTGGGAAGGTGTAGTCTTTGATTGTCATGATGATGCAAATGAGCGGTTAGTGTTTTTTCCTGATGAGGGTGATGAGCGAAAATTTAGTGCAAATCACATGCGTTTGTCTCGAGATTGGGATGAATTCTTGGGTATTTGGCATGACCGTGGTATTTGGATTTTGGTGCAGTTGGCCATGGAGCTTGAGGGAGATATTCCTTTATCTAATTGTGTTAAGAAGGTTTGGTCATACTTGCGTTTAAACTATGGGTTCAACAAAATGATCTCAGAGTGGACTTGCGGCGCTCGAAATGTTTGGAATAAGTACTTCATGGATGCTGTTCATGAAACTGCAATTGAATCAAGTCGGCAGGTTCTTCATGATCTGAATCTGGCTCATGTAATGGAGAAAAAACGAAATACAGGAAAAGTCTCTGAACATGTTAAGATAAAGTCAGGATTATATGTTGCTTCTCTCAGGGAAAGAAATTATGGTGCTTTAAACATTTCTGGTTCAAGTCAAGAAACAGAAGAGAAATGCTTTCCTCATGAATGGGCCCGTAAAAGGAGGACTTTGAAGTCAAGATCGAGGGCTATGAAATGGTCAGCAATAAGTATTACTAAAAAAGATAGTTTTCAGTCTGATAATTTCTGCAGTAGAACACGGGTAGTAGATATTTTATCCTCCACTATGAATGATACTGTGAGaggtacatctgataaaatatCTGATAGTGCTTTTGTTCGGGATGAAGGGGCAAATACTGATTCCCTGCCTACAAAAAATAAGCAGTCTGGTAAAGTGAACTTAGATGCAGAGAAGAAAAAATCTCTTAAGGTTAAGCAATGTGTGgtggaaaaagaaaagattatCCATGTTAAGGTGAATGGGTCATTTAGGAGAAGGGAAAATTTGACAAAGTCGAGACAAGTTACAAGAAATCTAGCTATTAATCTTACCAATTGCAGTCGAAAGCTGCGGAAGAGGAAGCCTTCTGTTACTGTCAGGAAGAAGAGAAAATGTTCATCATTAAAGGCAATGGAATTTCAGCGTGccaattcaaaattaaagaCTCTATCTAAGGTGAAAGAGAAGGTATTAGATTCTAGACCAGCTAAGAATGATTTATCCATGGATCAATGCCATGCTCTGCCTATCAAGAATCATAGGAAGAATGTTACTCCTAAAAGAAAAAGGTCTCATCCTAGGAAGAGTAAAAGGAGGCGGCTATTTTGTGACATTGGTGACACCATATGTAGCTTTTGTCACTGTGGGGGAGATCTTATTCGCTGCAACAAGTGCCCATCTTCATATCATTTCAGTTGCCTTGACCTCAAG GATGTTCCTCATGGAAAATGGCTTTGTCCGTCTTGCTGCTGTGGGCTATGTGGCAAAGGTGACAATTCACTGTTCACTAATTCTTGTCTGCAGTGTGCCCGCACAT ATCATGTTTGCTGCCTGAGTAAAGCTGGATGTCTTCTTCCTGTGGACTATCCATCGCAGGATTTTTGCAGCAAGTCTTGCTATGAG TTATGTGCCCAACTTCATCATCTTTTGGGAATTTCAAACCCCACTTCTGTGGATGGCTTGACCTGGACATTGACAAGATCATCAAAAAATGTTTACAATTTTCCTGGTATACCAAGGAGTAACACTTGCATCAAGTTATCTCATGTTCTCagggttatgcatgaatgttTCAGACCAGTTAAGGATCCTCATACCAAGAGAGATCTAGTTAGAGATCTTGTTTACAGTTCAGG GTCCAAACTTAGAAGGTTGAATTTTCGTGGGTTTTATGCTGCTGTTTTGCACAGAGGTGATGAAATTATATCTGTTGCCACAGTGAG AATCCATGGACTAAAGGCTGCGGAGATGCCTCTTGTTGCTACGCCTTTCCAATATCGTCGTCGGGGAATGTGTCGACTTCTTGTGCATGAGCTGCTGAAG TTACTTACCAAATTAGGTGTTGAGAGATTGATCTTGCCGGCAATAGCTCAGTTGAGAAATACATGGGAGACTTCTTTTGGATTTTTAGAAATGCATCATTCAGAAAGGCTACAACTTTCGGGCTATCCCTTTATTGGATTTCAGGGGACCATCATGCTACATAAAGTTCTTAGCAGCTCTGGGCTAGTAAAGGAAACAAACG GTTCTGCTGGAATATCTCAAGCTTGCAAAGAAAGTTCATCTAGTATATCTCTG GAGCATAATTATGGGGTTAACAGTGAGAGCAGATTCTGTGGCTTATTTTATCGGCACAAGAAGAAAGCAAAAATTTTTGGGAAAGAAAATAAGGTCAATGGCTGCAATGGGAACATGCAAATGTATGCTTAA